Proteins encoded by one window of Haematobia irritans isolate KBUSLIRL chromosome 2, ASM5000362v1, whole genome shotgun sequence:
- the LOC142225607 gene encoding uncharacterized protein LOC142225607, translated as MDNFLHTSEKTKAIDIDGKEQQKTSQDLVSPAVHTNILDLNDDCLLEILQYLSVQDTFAIIDTFNNRMNDIAYKRISQVKTLIFSLREPPQYTTDQLKIIGKHLKSLSISVGYSLSSDLCISGYLGPLCYYGSIENLTLNYVNFNEDYLECILKLASNLRILDLNFCQLTDELLQPILENCNLLETLSIIGNYGLRGKSLHHIRSSYLKTITLEMNDLCKEEVEIFEKNVGNRICLHIYNKGRYNVHKGHFR; from the exons ATGGATAATTTTTTACATACTTCAGAGAAAACGAAAGCCATAGATATTGATGGAAAAGAGCAGCAGAAAACAAGTCAG GATCTGGTTTCTCCTGCtgtccatacaaatatattGGATTTAAACGATGATTGTTTGCTGGAAATCCTGCAGTATTTGAGTGTGCAGGATACATTCGCAATTATTGACACTTTCAACAATCGAATGAACGACATTGCATACAAACGAATTTCGCAAGTGAAAACTCTCATTTTCTCTTTAAGAGAACCTCCACAATACACAACGGatcaattgaaaataattggcAAACATTTAAAATCATTAAGCATTAGTGTTGGCTACTCATTGAGCTCAGATCTCTGCATTTCCGGTTATTTGGGACCTCTTTGTTACTAtggatctattgaaaatttaactcTGAACTACGTCAACTTCAACGAGGACTATTTGGAATGCATTCTGAAACTTgcttcaaatcttagaattctaGATTTAAACTTTTGCCAGTTGACAGACGAATTATTGCAACCGATATTGGAAAATTGCAACCTGTTGGAGACTCTCTCGATTATAGGAAATTATGGATTGCGGGGAAAATCATTGCACCACATTAGATCCAGCTATTTAAAGACAATTACACTTGAAATGAATGATCTGTGCAAGGAAGAAGTggagatttttgaaaaaaatgtgggaaatCGAATTTGTCTTCATATCTATAACAAAGGACGTTATAACGTTCACAAAGGACACTTTAGATAA